One genomic region from Parerythrobacter aestuarii encodes:
- a CDS encoding HesB/IscA family protein: MTDQKTREIPAAVTLTKAAEARVAELMSKAPEGAIGVKLSTPRRGCSGLAYSVDYVSEEVKFDEKIATPGGTFYIDGASVLYLVGSTMDWVEDDFTAGFVFENPNAKGACGCGESFMV, translated from the coding sequence ATGACCGACCAGAAAACACGCGAAATCCCTGCAGCAGTCACTTTGACCAAGGCCGCCGAAGCGCGCGTGGCGGAGCTGATGAGCAAGGCTCCTGAAGGCGCCATCGGGGTCAAGCTATCGACCCCGCGCCGTGGCTGTTCGGGCCTCGCCTATTCGGTCGACTATGTCAGCGAAGAGGTGAAGTTCGACGAGAAGATCGCGACTCCGGGCGGAACCTTCTACATCGATGGCGCCAGCGTGCTTTACCTCGTCGGCAGTACGATGGACTGGGTAGAAGACGATTTCACCGCTGGCTTCGTGTTCGAGAATCCCAACGCCAAGGGTGCCTGTGGCTGCGGCGAATCCTTCATGGTCTAG
- the purD gene encoding phosphoribosylamine--glycine ligase codes for MNILLIGSGGREHALAWKLAQSRLLAADGDRFYATPGNPGIAEHAECEALDVADHAAVVQFCADNTIGLVVVGPEAPLVDGLGDALRAAGVAVFGPDKAPAQLEGSKGFTKDLCERAGIPTAGYVRTTSLAQATEALDRFAAPYVLKADGLAAGKGVVIAETRAEAEAALADMFGGQFGDAGAEVVIEEFMHGEEASFFALTDGTAILPIGTAQDHKRVGEGDTGPNTGGMGAYSPAPVLTEELQAQAMREIIEPTVATLRAEGMPYSGVLYAGLMLTDEGPKLVEYNARFGDPECQVLMMRLEEDLGELMLACAEGRLGEYSEAKLSAETALTVVMAAKGYPGTPEKGGAIDLGGAEADGAKVFHAGTALREGQLVANGGRVLNVTAMGSSVSEAQLGAYAAVDAISFPSGFCRRDIGWREVEREAS; via the coding sequence ATGAATATCCTTCTGATCGGCTCGGGCGGGCGCGAACATGCCTTGGCATGGAAACTGGCGCAATCCCGCCTGCTTGCCGCAGATGGGGATCGTTTCTACGCGACGCCAGGCAATCCCGGCATTGCCGAGCATGCCGAGTGCGAGGCGCTGGACGTGGCGGACCACGCCGCGGTGGTGCAATTCTGCGCGGACAACACCATCGGGCTGGTCGTCGTCGGCCCCGAGGCCCCGCTGGTCGACGGGCTGGGCGATGCCTTGCGCGCGGCGGGCGTGGCGGTGTTCGGACCCGACAAGGCCCCAGCGCAACTGGAAGGCTCCAAGGGCTTCACCAAGGATTTGTGCGAACGCGCCGGGATCCCGACTGCGGGCTATGTCCGCACGACCTCGCTGGCGCAGGCGACCGAAGCGCTGGATCGCTTCGCCGCCCCTTATGTTCTCAAGGCCGACGGGCTGGCGGCGGGCAAGGGCGTGGTGATCGCCGAAACCCGCGCGGAGGCCGAAGCGGCGCTGGCCGACATGTTCGGCGGGCAATTCGGCGACGCGGGTGCAGAGGTCGTGATCGAGGAGTTCATGCACGGCGAGGAAGCGAGCTTCTTCGCGCTGACCGACGGCACCGCGATCCTGCCGATCGGCACCGCGCAGGACCACAAGCGCGTGGGCGAAGGCGACACCGGCCCCAACACCGGCGGCATGGGCGCCTATTCCCCCGCCCCGGTGCTGACCGAGGAATTGCAGGCGCAGGCGATGCGCGAGATCATCGAGCCGACCGTCGCCACACTGCGGGCCGAGGGCATGCCCTATTCGGGCGTGCTCTACGCCGGGCTGATGCTGACCGACGAAGGCCCCAAGCTTGTCGAATACAACGCCCGCTTCGGCGATCCCGAATGCCAGGTGCTGATGATGCGGCTGGAGGAAGACCTCGGCGAACTGATGCTGGCCTGCGCCGAGGGGCGGCTGGGCGAGTATTCGGAAGCGAAGCTGTCAGCCGAAACCGCGCTGACGGTGGTGATGGCGGCAAAAGGCTATCCCGGCACCCCGGAAAAGGGCGGCGCGATCGATCTGGGCGGGGCTGAGGCGGACGGGGCGAAGGTTTTCCATGCCGGGACGGCGCTCAGGGAGGGCCAGCTGGTCGCCAATGGCGGCCGCGTCCTCAATGTCACAGCGATGGGCTCGAGTGTGAGCGAAGCGCAGCTGGGAGCTTACGCAGCTGTCGATGCGATCAGTTTCCCGAGTGGATTCTGCCGGAGGGATATCGGCTGGCGCGAGGTGGAGCGGGAGGCTTCGTGA
- the xseA gene encoding exodeoxyribonuclease VII large subunit, which produces MADPYGDDSTGGLVARERAGDNAEPLTVSALSQMLKRTVEDRFGYVRLRGELSGVKRAASGHLYCALKDDKAVIDGVMWKGTTGRLAFVPEDGLEVIATGKLTTYPGRSKYQIVMESLELAGEGALLALLEKTRQRLEAEGLFARERKRALPFLPRVIGVVTSPTGAVIRDILHRLADRFPSHVLVWPVLVQGQGAAEQVAQAVRGFGAIPEGGAVPRPDLLIVARGGGSIEDLWCFNEEIVVRAIAESPIPVISAVGHETDTTLADYAADRRAPTPTAAAEMAVPVRGELAATLNDFAARQQRGVLRPLALGRERLEARAQRLPKIETLLQPQAQKLDEQVERLRQGLKAQASKGREALSALRLSPQVLERGLRDARRGLEQVRLSPELVQKQQAQVGERLVALARVLASLDPKAPLERGYALVRDASGALVRSREAAAKEAQLSVEFADGALGVVPAVGPAPKKPASSRKSPASGTQEDLFG; this is translated from the coding sequence ATGGCAGATCCCTATGGAGATGACAGTACAGGCGGGCTGGTAGCGCGCGAACGGGCCGGCGACAACGCCGAGCCGCTGACTGTCAGCGCCTTGTCCCAAATGCTCAAGCGCACGGTCGAGGATCGCTTCGGCTATGTCCGGCTACGCGGCGAGCTGTCGGGGGTGAAACGCGCCGCCTCGGGCCACCTCTATTGCGCGCTCAAGGATGACAAGGCGGTCATCGACGGGGTGATGTGGAAGGGCACGACCGGGCGACTGGCGTTCGTGCCGGAAGACGGGCTCGAAGTGATCGCCACCGGCAAGCTCACCACCTATCCCGGGCGCTCGAAATACCAGATCGTCATGGAAAGCCTCGAGCTGGCGGGCGAAGGCGCGCTGCTGGCGCTGCTGGAAAAGACCCGCCAGCGGCTCGAGGCCGAGGGGCTGTTTGCGCGAGAACGCAAGCGGGCGCTGCCTTTTCTGCCCCGGGTGATCGGCGTCGTGACGTCTCCCACCGGGGCGGTGATCCGCGATATCCTCCACCGGCTGGCCGACCGCTTCCCAAGCCATGTGCTGGTATGGCCGGTGCTGGTGCAGGGGCAGGGTGCGGCCGAGCAGGTGGCGCAGGCGGTGCGCGGCTTTGGCGCTATTCCCGAAGGCGGCGCGGTGCCGCGGCCCGATCTGCTGATCGTCGCCCGTGGCGGCGGCTCGATTGAGGATTTGTGGTGCTTCAACGAAGAGATCGTCGTCCGCGCCATCGCCGAGAGCCCGATCCCTGTCATCAGTGCGGTCGGGCACGAGACCGATACCACGCTGGCCGACTATGCCGCCGATCGCCGCGCGCCGACGCCGACAGCTGCGGCGGAAATGGCGGTGCCGGTGCGCGGTGAGCTGGCGGCGACGCTCAATGATTTCGCGGCGCGACAACAACGGGGGGTCCTGCGGCCGCTGGCACTCGGGCGCGAACGGCTGGAAGCGCGAGCGCAGCGCCTGCCCAAGATCGAGACGCTGCTGCAACCGCAGGCGCAGAAGCTCGACGAGCAGGTCGAGCGGCTGCGGCAGGGGTTGAAGGCACAGGCAAGCAAGGGGCGCGAAGCCCTCAGTGCGCTCAGGCTATCGCCGCAGGTGCTGGAGCGCGGCTTGCGCGATGCACGGCGCGGGTTGGAGCAAGTCCGGCTAAGCCCCGAGCTGGTGCAGAAGCAGCAGGCGCAGGTCGGCGAGCGCCTCGTCGCCCTCGCCCGCGTGCTGGCGAGCCTCGACCCCAAGGCTCCGCTCGAGCGCGGCTATGCACTGGTGCGCGATGCCTCGGGCGCGCTGGTGCGCAGCCGGGAGGCGGCGGCGAAGGAGGCCCAGCTGTCGGTCGAATTCGCCGATGGTGCGCTGGGCGTGGTCCCTGCAGTGGGACCCGCCCCGAAAAAACCTGCCAGCTCGCGCAAATCTCCTGCCTCAGGAACGCAGGAAGATTTGTTCGGTTAA
- a CDS encoding SufD family Fe-S cluster assembly protein yields the protein MPEAATLPTRRQEAWRYADIGALERLGAAALDEWKDITLAPDETRAHCMVVGSDAPELHRVRLTLGEGARAEMFTTIIGNDYCRVEVEVTLGKGAHFEFGGVTIGGGDAVREFVTHVVHAEAEATSNQVVRSVHWGQGTGNFLGSIDVARDAQKTDAAQDFKGLLLEKGASANAVPQLEIFADDVKCAHGATVGQLDAMAAYYMAARGLPPETAKKLLVRAFLADAFVAIENAEEQERLLDAALEALGDAV from the coding sequence ATGCCTGAGGCTGCGACTCTCCCAACCCGCAGGCAAGAAGCGTGGCGCTATGCCGATATCGGCGCACTTGAGCGCCTCGGGGCGGCTGCGCTCGATGAATGGAAGGACATCACCCTCGCCCCCGACGAAACGCGTGCGCATTGCATGGTCGTCGGCAGTGACGCGCCCGAGCTACACCGCGTTCGGCTCACGCTGGGCGAAGGCGCACGGGCAGAGATGTTCACGACCATCATTGGCAACGACTATTGCCGGGTCGAAGTCGAAGTGACGCTGGGCAAGGGCGCGCATTTCGAATTCGGCGGCGTGACCATCGGCGGCGGTGATGCAGTGCGAGAATTCGTGACGCATGTCGTCCATGCCGAGGCCGAAGCGACGTCGAACCAGGTGGTGCGCTCGGTCCACTGGGGGCAGGGCACAGGCAATTTCCTCGGCAGCATCGATGTTGCCCGCGACGCCCAAAAGACCGACGCCGCGCAAGACTTCAAGGGCCTGCTGCTGGAGAAAGGCGCGAGTGCCAACGCCGTGCCACAGCTGGAAATCTTCGCCGACGACGTGAAATGCGCGCATGGCGCGACCGTCGGCCAGCTCGATGCGATGGCGGCCTATTACATGGCGGCGCGCGGTCTGCCGCCGGAAACGGCAAAGAAGCTGCTGGTGCGTGCGTTCCTCGCCGATGCGTTTGTAGCCATTGAGAATGCAGAGGAGCAGGAGCGCCTGCTCGACGCTGCGCTCGAGGCGCTGGGAGACGCGGTTTGA
- a CDS encoding adenosine kinase: protein MTEPRYDVIAIGNAVVDVIASCTDELIDELDLNRGGMTLVDAEGAKTLYAAMGQAREVSGGSAANTLAGASMLGLQCAFVGQVCDDQLGEVFTHDMRATGIDFDTPPLTDEPPTGRCLIFVTPDGERTMNTFLGAGQFLPATALDEELIASGAILYLEGYLWDPEEPRKAMRRAIEVARKADRKIAFTASESFVIDRHGDDFRAMIEEGVIDILFVNEHELATLTGESDFEAGVAAVAGKVPVLVATRSAKGAIAIAHGTRAEVAAEPIDKVVDTTGAGDQFAAGFLSGYAKGEPLDRCLKRGAIAAAEVISHYGPRPEVDLKALMAEKLG from the coding sequence ATGACCGAACCCCGCTACGACGTAATCGCCATCGGCAATGCCGTGGTCGATGTGATCGCTTCCTGCACCGATGAGCTGATTGACGAGCTCGATCTTAATCGCGGCGGGATGACGCTGGTGGACGCAGAAGGGGCAAAGACGCTCTACGCCGCGATGGGGCAGGCCCGCGAGGTCTCGGGTGGTTCGGCTGCCAACACGCTGGCTGGCGCTTCGATGCTGGGCCTGCAATGCGCCTTTGTCGGGCAGGTCTGCGACGACCAACTGGGCGAGGTCTTCACTCATGACATGCGCGCCACCGGGATCGATTTCGACACCCCACCGCTCACCGACGAGCCGCCGACCGGACGCTGCCTGATCTTCGTCACTCCCGATGGCGAGCGGACCATGAACACCTTCCTCGGCGCAGGCCAGTTCCTGCCCGCCACGGCGCTCGACGAAGAGCTGATCGCGAGCGGCGCGATCCTCTATCTCGAAGGGTACCTGTGGGACCCGGAAGAGCCGCGCAAGGCGATGCGCAGGGCGATCGAGGTTGCCCGCAAGGCCGACCGCAAGATCGCCTTCACCGCCAGCGAAAGCTTCGTCATCGACCGCCATGGCGACGATTTCCGCGCCATGATCGAAGAGGGCGTGATCGACATCCTGTTCGTCAACGAACACGAGCTGGCGACGCTGACGGGCGAGAGCGACTTCGAAGCCGGGGTCGCGGCGGTGGCCGGCAAGGTCCCGGTGCTGGTCGCCACCCGCAGCGCCAAGGGTGCCATCGCCATCGCGCATGGGACACGCGCCGAAGTCGCTGCCGAGCCGATCGACAAGGTCGTCGACACCACCGGCGCGGGCGACCAGTTCGCCGCCGGGTTCCTGTCGGGCTACGCCAAGGGCGAGCCGCTCGACCGCTGCCTCAAGCGCGGCGCCATCGCCGCGGCCGAAGTGATCAGCCACTACGGCCCCCGGCCCGAGGTGGATTTGAAGGCGCTGATGGCAGAGAAGCTGGGCTGA
- a CDS encoding DUF2093 domain-containing protein has translation MLMSSRNQPALLEYGPNGFRVLRTGRFVLCAVSGVEIGLEDLRYWSVEHQEAYASAELATKRLTGEG, from the coding sequence ATGTTGATGTCATCACGCAACCAGCCCGCACTGCTCGAATATGGTCCCAACGGCTTTCGCGTCCTGCGCACGGGGCGCTTCGTATTGTGCGCGGTCAGCGGCGTCGAAATTGGGCTTGAAGACCTCCGCTACTGGAGCGTCGAACATCAGGAAGCCTACGCATCGGCCGAGCTGGCAACGAAACGCCTGACCGGGGAGGGCTGA
- a CDS encoding NADAR family protein — protein sequence MIAFPASPAIAEPDLPAAHEFGSFHPFLKGVFSQWHPTPFEVEGVAYNCAEQYMMAAKASLFGAEAIYSQIMGSDDPALHKRLGAQVKSFDSATWSRWRYHIVHTASIAKFSQNAGARRRLRNTAPSMLVEANPRDWVWGNGLAADDPATHDPNQWRGTNFLGRILTLVRDNLSEEEML from the coding sequence GTGATTGCCTTTCCCGCCTCGCCAGCGATCGCTGAACCAGACCTGCCCGCGGCGCACGAGTTCGGGAGTTTTCACCCCTTTCTGAAGGGGGTATTCAGCCAGTGGCATCCGACTCCGTTCGAGGTTGAGGGAGTCGCCTACAACTGCGCTGAACAGTATATGATGGCGGCGAAAGCCAGCCTGTTCGGTGCTGAGGCGATTTACTCTCAAATCATGGGCAGCGACGATCCGGCGCTGCACAAGCGCCTAGGCGCGCAAGTGAAGAGCTTCGATTCAGCGACCTGGTCTCGCTGGCGCTATCACATTGTTCATACAGCCAGCATAGCGAAGTTTTCGCAGAACGCGGGTGCGCGTCGTCGACTGCGGAACACTGCTCCGTCAATGTTGGTCGAAGCCAATCCGCGCGACTGGGTCTGGGGAAACGGCCTCGCCGCAGACGACCCCGCCACACACGACCCGAATCAGTGGCGCGGAACCAACTTTCTCGGACGCATCCTGACTTTGGTGCGCGACAACCTAAGTGAGGAAGAGATGCTGTAG
- a CDS encoding M23 family metallopeptidase, which produces MARRWHWGAAAGAALAVAFVLNLAAPGSGSAASEATGPVLRETTKFLLEGELEQGGWIRGQAPLRTVRLQFGNRLLELDQDRRFFAAFDRDAGPSAELIATLSDGSAIAAPLTIKPRAWNIERVNIARRSGGMSDAFWQRRKPELDRINAARSVDADSRGWAQDFIWPVTGRISGRFGSQRIYRGEPGSYHSGMDIATGASGTPFVAPADGVVTLAATGFSLEGGLLIIDHGNGLNSAFLHLSKIAVSEGERVRQGQYVGNIGATGRATGPHLHWSMKWRDARVDPLLFTGPMR; this is translated from the coding sequence ATGGCCCGCCGATGGCATTGGGGCGCTGCGGCTGGTGCAGCGCTTGCGGTTGCGTTTGTTCTCAATCTCGCTGCGCCCGGTAGCGGTTCGGCCGCGAGCGAGGCAACCGGGCCTGTTTTGCGCGAAACAACCAAATTCCTGCTCGAGGGCGAACTGGAGCAAGGTGGCTGGATACGAGGTCAGGCACCGTTGCGTACCGTACGATTACAGTTCGGTAATAGGCTGCTCGAGCTTGACCAGGACCGTCGCTTCTTTGCCGCCTTCGACCGCGATGCCGGGCCGTCGGCCGAGCTGATCGCCACCCTGTCCGACGGTAGCGCCATTGCTGCTCCGCTCACCATCAAGCCACGCGCCTGGAACATCGAGCGGGTCAATATCGCCCGCCGCAGCGGAGGGATGAGCGATGCCTTCTGGCAGCGCCGCAAGCCCGAGCTCGACCGGATCAACGCGGCGCGCAGCGTGGACGCTGACAGTCGCGGCTGGGCGCAGGACTTCATCTGGCCGGTGACCGGGCGCATTTCAGGCCGGTTCGGCTCGCAGCGGATCTATCGTGGCGAGCCGGGCAGCTATCATTCGGGCATGGACATCGCCACCGGCGCGAGCGGCACACCCTTCGTTGCCCCGGCCGACGGCGTGGTGACACTGGCGGCGACCGGATTCTCGCTCGAAGGCGGATTGCTCATTATCGATCATGGCAATGGGCTCAACAGCGCTTTCCTGCACCTCTCCAAGATCGCCGTCAGCGAGGGCGAGCGCGTGCGGCAGGGGCAATATGTCGGCAATATCGGTGCTACCGGGCGCGCCACAGGGCCGCATTTGCATTGGAGCATGAAGTGGCGCGATGCGCGGGTCGATCCGCTGCTGTTTACCGGCCCGATGCGCTAA
- a CDS encoding SUF system Fe-S cluster assembly protein: MSDEAKKDYVAAPAPNEQVLSAEEAATLAKPPRARVEDAAEETLRESMERKRDYLEGFLQKKPEEASASGPGGALQDAVIAALKEIYDPEIPVNIYDLGLIYGVEVDDESDATITMTLTTPHCPVAETMPGEVELRASSVPGIRDAEVVLVWDPPWGPDKMTDEARLELGML; encoded by the coding sequence ATGAGTGACGAAGCCAAGAAGGACTATGTCGCGGCTCCCGCTCCCAACGAGCAGGTGCTGAGCGCGGAGGAGGCGGCAACTCTTGCCAAGCCGCCGCGTGCACGGGTGGAAGACGCAGCCGAGGAAACTCTGCGCGAATCGATGGAACGCAAGCGCGACTATCTCGAGGGTTTCCTGCAGAAGAAGCCCGAGGAAGCCTCTGCGAGCGGCCCCGGCGGCGCTCTGCAGGATGCGGTGATCGCGGCGCTCAAGGAGATCTACGACCCGGAAATCCCCGTTAATATCTACGACCTCGGACTGATCTACGGTGTCGAAGTCGATGACGAGAGCGATGCCACCATCACTATGACGCTGACCACCCCGCATTGTCCGGTGGCCGAGACCATGCCCGGCGAAGTCGAGCTGCGCGCCTCCAGCGTGCCTGGCATCCGTGATGCCGAGGTCGTGCTGGTATGGGACCCGCCCTGGGGCCCCGACAAGATGACCGACGAGGCCCGCCTCGAACTGGGGATGCTGTGA
- a CDS encoding aminotransferase class V-fold PLP-dependent enzyme, producing MTAISARKADFPGLLTRDGKPWHYLDTAATAQKPQAVIDAMSRALGPDYATVHRGVYARSAEMTLAYEAARRRVAQFIGAASETEIVFVRGATEGINLVASSWGGENLKPGDRIMLSQLEHHSNIVPWQMVAERTGAKIDVCPLTEDGRIDLDWLEAKLTEKHKLVALAHVSNVLGSVLGAKRAAKAAHAVGAKLLLDGCQSAPRMRLDMGELDCDFFVFSGHKLYGPTGIGVLWAREELLDAMPPWQGGGSMIDKVTFEKTTYAPPPQRFEAGTPMITEAIALRAAIDYVEQLRMERLYEHENGLVRQAREALSQINSIQLFGPESSAGILSFAMEGVHPHDLGTILDEENVAIRAGHHCAQPLMEHLDVPATARASFGLYSDESDIAALLRGIERTQRIFG from the coding sequence ATGACCGCCATCTCTGCGCGCAAGGCTGACTTTCCCGGGCTCCTGACCCGCGACGGGAAGCCGTGGCATTATCTCGACACCGCGGCGACGGCGCAAAAGCCACAGGCGGTGATCGATGCCATGAGCCGCGCGCTGGGGCCGGACTACGCCACGGTGCACCGCGGGGTCTATGCCCGCTCGGCCGAGATGACGCTCGCCTATGAGGCAGCGCGGCGGCGGGTGGCGCAGTTCATCGGCGCTGCATCCGAAACCGAGATCGTGTTCGTGCGCGGGGCGACCGAAGGCATCAACCTCGTCGCCAGCAGCTGGGGTGGCGAGAACCTCAAGCCCGGCGACCGGATCATGCTCAGCCAGCTGGAGCATCACTCCAATATCGTACCGTGGCAGATGGTGGCCGAGCGCACCGGCGCCAAAATCGACGTCTGCCCGCTGACCGAGGACGGCCGGATCGACCTCGACTGGCTCGAAGCGAAGCTGACCGAAAAGCACAAACTGGTGGCGCTGGCGCATGTCTCCAACGTGCTCGGCTCGGTGCTGGGGGCGAAGCGCGCCGCGAAGGCGGCACATGCCGTCGGGGCCAAGCTCCTGCTCGACGGCTGCCAGTCGGCCCCCCGCATGCGGCTCGACATGGGGGAGCTCGACTGCGATTTCTTCGTCTTCTCCGGCCACAAGCTCTACGGCCCTACCGGTATCGGCGTGTTGTGGGCGCGTGAGGAGCTGCTCGATGCCATGCCTCCCTGGCAGGGCGGCGGGTCGATGATCGACAAGGTCACTTTCGAGAAGACCACCTACGCCCCGCCGCCGCAGCGTTTCGAAGCCGGGACGCCGATGATCACCGAGGCGATCGCGCTCCGGGCTGCGATCGACTATGTCGAGCAGCTGAGGATGGAGCGTCTCTACGAGCACGAGAACGGGCTGGTTCGGCAAGCACGTGAGGCGCTCAGCCAGATCAATTCGATCCAGCTGTTCGGGCCGGAATCGAGCGCCGGCATCCTCTCCTTTGCGATGGAAGGGGTGCATCCGCACGACTTGGGCACCATATTGGATGAAGAGAATGTCGCGATCAGGGCGGGCCACCATTGCGCCCAGCCCTTGATGGAACACCTGGACGTCCCCGCCACCGCGCGGGCCAGCTTCGGGCTCTACAGCGACGAAAGCGATATTGCCGCGCTGCTGCGCGGTATCGAACGGACTCAGAGGATCTTCGGATGA
- a CDS encoding EI24 domain-containing protein: MMSLPTALARAVGQLADPSVLRVLAKSIAITLGVFVLAGWLLLTGLYAWLVSLGSAFSAELSAIAAVLLTAVAGWLAFRIVALAVLQFFADEIVLAVERRHYPAAAATARVLPFREDLQNSLKGLGRAILFNALALPVALVLLFTAIGPAVVFFFVNAVLLGRELTEMAWLRHRASSDETIPLGGATRFLLGASVACLLIVPFLNLLAPVIGAAAATHMVQGRKDALTHA; encoded by the coding sequence ATGATGAGCCTTCCCACAGCCCTAGCCCGCGCCGTTGGCCAGTTGGCCGACCCTTCGGTCCTGCGGGTGCTTGCGAAGAGCATCGCAATAACACTGGGGGTGTTCGTGCTGGCTGGGTGGCTGCTGCTGACAGGCCTCTACGCCTGGCTGGTGTCACTCGGATCAGCCTTCAGCGCCGAGTTGAGCGCCATCGCCGCTGTGCTGCTGACAGCCGTGGCTGGGTGGCTGGCGTTCCGGATTGTGGCACTGGCAGTGCTGCAGTTCTTTGCCGACGAGATCGTCCTGGCGGTGGAGCGGCGGCACTATCCGGCAGCGGCGGCGACCGCCCGTGTGTTGCCCTTCCGCGAAGACCTGCAAAATTCGCTGAAGGGTCTCGGCCGAGCGATCCTCTTCAACGCATTGGCATTGCCGGTGGCGCTGGTCCTGCTGTTTACCGCTATCGGCCCGGCGGTAGTGTTCTTTTTCGTCAATGCCGTGCTGCTGGGGCGCGAACTGACCGAGATGGCCTGGCTGCGGCACCGCGCCAGCTCCGACGAGACGATCCCGCTCGGGGGCGCAACGCGGTTCCTGCTTGGCGCGTCAGTCGCTTGCCTGCTGATTGTCCCTTTCCTCAACCTGCTCGCGCCGGTCATTGGCGCGGCTGCGGCTACCCATATGGTGCAAGGCCGCAAGGATGCCCTGACACATGCGTAA
- the sufC gene encoding Fe-S cluster assembly ATPase SufC — MLKIENLTAEIDGKQILNGLSLEVAAGEVHAIMGPNGAGKSTLAYVLGGRPGYEVTGGSVSFMGQDLLEMEPHERAAAGLFLGFQYPVEIPGVSNVQFLREALNAQRKARGEEPLSGGEFLKLAKEKAGLLKLDMDMLKRNVNVGFSGGEKKRAEMVQMGILDPTFAVLDETDSGLDIDALRVVGEGINAIMRDPAKGVLLITHYQRLLEVVRPDKVSVLAKGRIVQTGGPELAERLENEGYDAVMADA, encoded by the coding sequence ATGCTCAAGATTGAAAACCTGACCGCCGAAATTGACGGCAAGCAGATCCTCAACGGCCTCAGCCTCGAAGTAGCAGCGGGCGAGGTCCATGCCATCATGGGCCCCAACGGCGCGGGCAAGTCGACGCTCGCCTATGTGCTCGGCGGCCGCCCGGGCTATGAAGTGACCGGCGGTTCGGTGAGCTTCATGGGCCAGGACCTGCTCGAAATGGAGCCGCACGAGCGCGCCGCTGCCGGCCTGTTCCTCGGTTTCCAGTATCCGGTTGAGATCCCCGGCGTTTCCAATGTCCAGTTCCTGCGCGAAGCACTCAACGCCCAGCGCAAGGCGCGCGGCGAAGAACCGCTCTCAGGTGGTGAATTCCTCAAGCTGGCGAAGGAAAAGGCCGGCCTGCTCAAGCTCGACATGGACATGCTCAAGCGCAATGTGAACGTCGGCTTCTCCGGCGGTGAGAAGAAACGCGCTGAGATGGTGCAAATGGGCATCCTCGACCCCACCTTCGCTGTGCTCGACGAAACCGACAGCGGGCTCGATATCGATGCTCTGCGGGTGGTCGGCGAAGGGATCAACGCGATCATGCGCGATCCTGCGAAAGGCGTGCTGCTGATCACCCACTACCAGCGCCTGCTGGAAGTGGTGCGGCCGGACAAGGTCAGCGTTTTGGCCAAGGGCCGGATCGTCCAGACCGGCGGTCCGGAACTGGCCGAGCGGCTCGAGAACGAAGGCTATGACGCGGTGATGGCAGATGCCTGA